Within Acidiferrobacterales bacterium, the genomic segment CGAACTTCATTCGTTTCGCGGTCTTTGATTCCTGCAACCGCAGTCTTACCAGTTGCGCCGCGACCGGCATGAAGTTTCTTGTCAGCATGCTTGTTCTTTTCAAGACCGCCAAAATACGCCTAATCAACCTCAACCGGACCGTTAAAGTCATCATCTGAATCATGCATCCAGGCTTCACGAATTCTATGCAGCATGAACCACGCGGTTGGCTGAGACACTTTTATATCCCTATGCAATTTCATGCTGGAGATGCTTTTGAGATTTGTAAGGCAAAGGTAGATAGCTATGCACCATTTCTGCATAGGTACTTTGGAATTGGCGATAGGTGTATTGGTCTTGACACTGAAGTAGCTGCGGCAGTCAGTGCACCAATAAGGCATTTTCTTGTGACTTGCTTTACTGGTGCGGGTAGAACCGCAATGCGGGCAATAACGACCATCCAGCCAGACAACACTTTCAAACCACTTGGTTGCAATTTCGTTGTCCGGGAACATGGCAAACAGGTCAATAAGAGATATACCGATTCTGTGGGATTTACCTGGTGCTTGCTGCATAACTTGACCTCGTTTCGTATTTCTAACTCGATATAAGTTATAACGATTTTCAAAGTTTTGTCAACCTTTATTTATAAATCCCGAAATTAAGTTTCCCCGCTTTCAGTTTGTCAGCACAAAAGAAACCGGAACCATCGCAATTCCATCCGACATCACACCGTTATTGCGCGCTGGCAGGAATTTCCACTTTCGAACCGCTCTTTTCGCAGCTTTATCCAATCGCGGAAAGCCACTAGATGTATGCGTCTCGATTTTCTGTGCGTTGCCGCGCGAATCAACGTGAACGCGCAGAACCACCCGACCTTCTTCATTGTTGGCTCTTGCCAGATATGGGTATTTTGGGGCTGGATTGGATAAGCCGGGAACACCGAATTGAGGTGCCATTTCAGTGCTCTGTGCCAAACCTTCCGTCTCGACGTCTGACTGAACTGATGCGACTCGATCTGTTCTTGAACTTGATGTGGTGTCGACTATCGAGGCTTTGTCCGCATCCCGGGCACGTTCGAGAGGCAGTGGCTCGTTCAGTTGTGAATTGAATGTATCTGTTTTGTCAGCATAAACTTTTGCAAACTTCGGTTGCCGGTCTTTGTGTTCTGTCCTGTTCGAAATGTCGTCCTGAGAGTTGACCTGTTCAGAGAGCAACATTCTTGTGGTTCTGTCTGGATGCTCATCAACTATCGGCAGTGATGGCATTTCAGGGATGGATGCAGCGTTCGATTCGGTTTCGTGTGATAGTTCAATCGTTTCAGCAGAGTCGACTAAGAGATTCCGCTCGTCAAGTTCAGCAAAAGCAATTCTGACTTCG encodes:
- a CDS encoding transposase, with protein sequence MQQAPGKSHRIGISLIDLFAMFPDNEIATKWFESVVWLDGRYCPHCGSTRTSKASHKKMPYWCTDCRSYFSVKTNTPIANSKVPMQKWCIAIYLCLTNLKSISSMKLHRDIKVSQPTAWFMLHRIREAWMHDSDDDFNGPVEVD